CTACGCTGTACCCAGCTTCTCGAGCTTTTGTACAGGCATTTCTACTCGCATAAATCCCAACTTGAAATGGATATCCAAAATGTTTGGCGCTCCATTTATTGACTCCGATAGAGATTCCTTTAAAATAAGGTAAAATATTGTTTACAATATCAACCTCTGTCGTATCAATATCTACGGCAAAGTAAATAATACTATTCGGCATAAACCCAAGTTCAAACGCTCTTTCACAAGCAATTACTCCATCATCATTTCCTTGCTCTTCGGTATAGTAATCGATAACCGGGTCATTATCTTGATAGATTGGGAACAGTTTTAACACTTGTGTTTTTCTTTCTAAGATTCGTTTTATTTCCGGTGAGGTTAGATTCTTAGGAGTACTTCCTCCAACAGTCCCCGTCAAATAGCGTCCGATATAACGATAGCCATTTTCCCAAATAGTAGTGACCATCTCTTCAGTTAATTGCCTTGATGTATCCACCCCTATACATATGCGATCTGAATCTCCACTACTTTGAAGTAGTCCTTTCGCGATGGTAATAGTTGGATAACCAACATTTTCCGAAATGATGGCCATAAATGTCTCGAATTTATTAATTGCCTGCGTTGTTGCGACGTCTAGTTTTCCTGTAAATGTTAATTTTTCACCTGTATTGATATACAATGCATACTGCAAAATCTTTATAACACCAGGATATTTATTAATTCCACTATTAGCTGCGGCGTCTATATATTTGGATGTTGTCAATGGTCCGAATGATCCGTTAGCTGTTGCAACATCTATACCAAGTTCTGATTGCAAGCCATAAATGAGACCTGTATTAGTGTTTCTTTGGTAGATACCATCGCAAGCAATCAAGTCAAAGTAAGTATTATAATCCCTATTTAATGATTGTTGGATAGTCCGAATGGTTTCATTACCTAACAATGTATAGGCATCCATATTCAAAATTGCCTTCATCAACTTTGCATCCACATGTCCATCTGTATCCATTAATCCAGCCGCTGATTTAAATTTGACCACACAGTCTTCTAGTTTTTCTTCATAATACGTATCGAATCCGCCTGGATTGAAACCAGCACCTTTACACAAAAAACCACCCATCAAAATCTTAACTTTATTATTATTATCTCCTGTTTTAACCCCACCTTGCTGATCAAAATATTTCGCAGTTGTCGGACCAAAGCTAATGGATAAGTCTGTAATCCCTAATTCATGTTGTAGTCCTGTAATTAAGGCATAAATCGTCTCCCATGTATGTTTTCCATCTTCTTTTACATGATGATAGCCATCTACTTTTTCATAGGTTTCATTAAGCCATTGCTGTACCTCTAATAATTGTTCGTCCACTGTCATTTTATTCACCTCTTCATTTTTTACATGTCGCTGGTCAAACGAAATGTTCGGTTCTTACACTTTCATTATAGAACGTATGTTCCTTTTGTCAAATTAAGTAAACTAATTTAAACAATTTTTATTTTATTAGGTTCCTAAGAATCAGTAGCCTCAATCAATAATAGGGATAAAAATTTTCATTGTCTAGTCTCCTTGCAGCTTAATGATAAGAATGTTTTTTAGAATAGCACGGACTTATATACTGTGTATGGTATATTATGTGGTAGATTCAGTTGAAATAAATATTTCAATAATAAAATGTGTTTGGTTGATTGAATTAGTTATGGAATTCGTCCTTAATTTTATCTCTTTGGAAGAGATAAGATGTTATGCAAGAACAGAAATAAAGAGATAGAATCCTCATATGTTAAACCCAATTGCAATATCTTTCTAGCCAGAAGAACCCACTAGGAAGGTTGTAAAATGAGAAAAGGCACGGGTTAGTATACCGACATACAGGCGCTAAACAATTTTTACCCATTAAAATTTGAATCTCATAGCAAATAAAGGTAAAATATAAACTAAGTCTCCAAACTTTCAATAACGATTTCGGAAAAAGACTTTATGCTATAATAGCGAAACGATTTTAGGATTTAGGGAGCTGAATGGAATGCAGGATTTTTTTGAAAAAAGAATGCTTAAATATCCATTATATGGCTTAATTGCTGCGACAATTATTTTATGCGTGATTACATTCTTTTTTGCGTGGTGGTTGTCGCTTGCTATTTTTGTGGCAGGAATTGCATCGATTACTGCGATGTTTTATTTTGAACATCGATTGAATGCAGATGTGCAAGAATATGTTTCTAATTTGACATATCGGATCAAACGTAGTGAAGAGGCTGCGCTTGTTGAAATGCCGATGGGAATTATGCTGTATGATGAGAATTATAATGTCCAGTGGGTTAACCCATTTATGGCAAAATATTTTGATAAAACAAGTTTAATCGGAGAATCGCTTGAAGAAGTTGGACCAGAATTTTTAACGGTTATAAAAGGTGAAAAAGAGCAGGGGATTCAGTCTATTGCTTGGCGTGAACACCGTTTTGACACCATTGTGAAACGCAGAGAACGAATTTTATACTTATACGATCGAACAGAATATTATGATTTAAATCAAAAATACCAAGCTGAAAAGCCAGCGCTTGCTATCATCTTCCTTGATAATTATGATGAATGGGTACAAGGCATGGACGATCGGCGGCGAAGTGCGCTAAATAATCTAGTCACTTCTATGCTGACAAACTGGGCAAGAGAACATCGAATTTACTTAAAACGAATCTCTTCTGATCGCTTTATGGCTTTTTTAAATGCTGAAAAGCTGGCTAAGCTAGAAGAAGAGAAGTTTACATTGCTTGATCGCATTCGCGAAAGAACATCAAAGCAAAATATTCCTCTTACACTTAGTATTGGCATCGGTTATAACCAAGATGATTTAATTAATTTAGCTGAATTAGCACAATCGAGCTTAGACTTAGCACTTGGCCGAGGTGGAGATCAAGTTGTGATTAAGCAACCAGAGGGACAAGTTCGTTTTTATGGTGGTAAGACAAATCCAATGGAAAAACGGACGCGTGTTAGAGCTCGTGTTATTTCCCAAGCACTTCAAGAGTTGATTACGCAAAGTGACCAAGTCTTTGTTATGGGGCATCGTTATCCAGATATGGATGTAATCGGATCGGGTTTAGGTGTTATGCGCATTGCTGAAATGAATAATCGGAATGCTTTCGTTGTCGTTGAACCTGGGAAAATGAGTCCGGACGTCCAGCGTCTAATGACAGAAATTGAAGAATATCCGAATGTCGTTAAAAATATTGTGACACCACAAACAGCAATTGAAAATATTACCGAAAGAAGCCTGCTTGTTGTTGTTGACACGCATAAACCCTCAATGGTTATCAATAAAGAATTGCTTGATTCAGCTGCACACGTGGTTGTTATTGATCACCATCGACGTTCAGAAGAATTTGTTGGAAACCCAGTGCTTGTTTATATTGAGCCATACGCTTCTTCTACAGCAGAACTTGTAACAGAACTATTTGAGTATCAGCCAGATCTCGAACAAGTTGGCAAAATTGAGGCAACAGCGTTATTATCAGGTATTGTTGTGGATACGAAAAACTTCACACTCAGAACCGGTTCAAGAACATTTGATGCAGCAAGCTATTTGCGTTCACTTGGTGCAGACACGATCCTTGTTCAACAATTTTTAAAAGAAGATTTAGCGACCTTTACACAGCGTAGTCGTTTAGTAGAATCACTTGAGATCTATCATGATGGGATGGCTATTGCCAAAGGTGGCGAAGATGAGGTTTTTGGCACTGTTATTGCCGCTCAAGCAGCTGATACGATGCTTTCAATGGAAGGCGTTCAAGCTTCATTTGTCATTTCGCTTCGTCCTGATAAGATGATTGGCATTAGCGCAAGGTCCTTAGGCGACATCAATGTTCAAGTTATTATGGAAAAAATTGGCGGTGGTGGCCATTTATCTAACGCTGCAACTCAGTTAAAAGGCGTCACAGTAAAAGAAGCAGAACACCAATTATTAACCGCAATCGATGCTTACTGGAAAGGAGAAACATAAAATGAAAGTTATTTTCTTAAAAGATGTTAAAGGCAAAGGCAAAAAAGGTGAAGTAAAAAATGTTGCTGATGGTTACGCGCAAAACTTTCTCCTTAAAAACGGGTATGCTGCAGAAGCAAATGCAAGTAATATAAGCGCATTACGTGGCCAACAAAAAAAGGTTGAAAAAGAAGCCGAAGAAGAGCTTCAAGAAGCAGAAAAACTGAAAAAAACGATCGAAAACCTAACCATTGAGCTAAAAGCCAAGTCTGGCGAGGGCGGCCGTTTATTCGGTTCAATTACATCGAAACAAATTGCTCAAGCACTACAAAAGGATCATGGAATTAAAGTAGACAAACGCAAAATCGATTTACCCGATGCCATTCGCGCGCTAGGTTACACGAAAGTTCCGATAAAATTGCATCATGATGTTAATGCAACGCTTAATGTACACGTTACTGAAGAATAATTAGTTTGTTAAAAAAGGAGCGTAAAACAGTGGATGCCTTTCAAGACAGAACACCGCCACAAAATATTGAAGCTGAACAAGCCGTATTAGGTGCTATTTTTCTTGAACCAAAAGCGCTCATTACAGCTTCTGAAATTTTAATGCCAGACGATTTTTATAGACAGTCGCATCAGCTCATTTTTGAAACGATGCTTGATTTGAATGATCACGGAAAAGCAGTAGACGTGCTGACTGTTTATGAAGCACTTGCGTCCGGTGGGAAAATTGAAGACGTTGGTGGCTTGCCTTATTTGACCGAGCTTTCTGGTGCAGTGCCAACCGCTTCAAACCTGGAATATTATGCTCATATCATTGAGGATAAAGCATTATTGCGCCGCTTGATTAGAACAGCAACTCAGATCGCAACAGACGGCTATTCACGTGAAGATGAGCTCGATATGCTCATGGACGAAGCGGAAAAAAGCATCCTTGAAGTTTCACAACGCAAAAACGTTGGTGCTTTCCAAAATATTAAAGATGTTCTCGTCAAAACATATGACGATATTGAGATCCTCCACAATCGAAAAGGTGATATCACTGGAATACCAACTGGCTTCAAAGAATTGGATCGAATGACAGCAGGTTTTCAGCGCAATGATTTAATTATCGTTGCTGCCCGCCCTTCTGTAGGGAAAACCGCATTCGCTTTAAATATCGCACAGAATGTAGCGACTAAAACAGATGAAAATGTAGCCATTTTTAGCTTAGAAATGGGTGCCGAACAACTTGTGATGCGGATGCTTTGCGCAGAAGGAAATATCAATGCGCAAAACTTGCGTACAGGCGCCCTTACCTCAGAAGATTGGCAAAAATTGACCATTGCAATGGGCACGCTTTCTAATTCTGGCATCTATATTGACGATACACCAGGCATTCGCGTCAATGAAATTCGTTCAAAATGTCGTCGCCTTAAGCAAGAAGCAGGCCTTGGAATGATCGTAATCGATTACTTACAACTGATCCAAGGAAGCGGACGCAGCGGTGAAAATAGGCAACAGGAAGTTTCGGAAATCTCCCGCTCATTAAAAGCTTTGGCGCGAGAATTAGAAGTCCCGGTTATTGCACTTTCGCAGTTATCTCGTAGTGTGGAGCAACGTCAAGACAAGCGACCAATGATGTCAGACATCCGCGAATCCGGTTCGATTGAGCAAGATGCGGACATTGTTGCCTTCTTATATCGCGAAGATTACTACGACCGTGAAGGTGAAAATGATGGAACCATTGAAATTATTATCGCTAAGCAACGTAATGGCCCAGTTGGAGATGTAAAACTTGCTTTTGTGAAAGAATACAATAAGTTTGTCAATTTAGAAATTCGCTTTGATGAAAGAGTAGCGCCACCTGGAGCTTAAGGTGGCGTTTATTTGAGTGGACTCTCGTAGAAATTGGGAAATTAAATGATAGTAAGGAGCTGGGTAGGATGCTCAATACGCAAGACAATGGACCATTTTATCATGGTACGAAAGCTAAACTTAATATTGGCGATTATTTGAGTGCAGGTTATCATTCTAACTATCGACCTAAAGTTATTATGAACCATATTTACTTCACAGCTTTAAAAGATGGTGCCGGCCTTGCAGCAGCGTTAGCAAAGGGTGAAGGTACCGAATATGTTTATCAAGTTGAACCAACTGGCGAGTTTGAAGATGATCCGAACGTAACGGATAAAAAATTCAAAGGAAATCCAACTCGATCCTATCGCAGTGTATATCCTTTAAAGGTCGTTGGTAAAATAACGGATTATAAGCGACTTACAGACGAAGAGCGAGAGTTGTGGAAGAAACGTTTAGAAGCAGTTAATAAACATGATGAAGATATTATTAATTAATCAAATTGCCCTAGTAAAAATGGTGTTAAATTATTTTTTACTGGGGTGGTTGAATGTTTAAAGCCTGTAAACAAAGAAAATGTCTGAAAAGGCCATCATTCGGCAATTTAGATGAAACCATTGGGGTATTGTTGTATTTGAATAATTCCAAGTATATTCTGTAAGAAAAAACTTGTTGAGAAAGCGTTGTCAACGTGATATGATTTATATGAAGGCTTAACTAAACGAGTATTTGTATTGTTCTAAGATGAAATAATTTTAGAACACGATTTGTGAGTGTCAGTATAATAAGAAAATTGCAGAAAAAACAAAATCCAGTTAAAACTAACATCTTCTAAAGTTCAGCTAAAAGAGGGGGAAGGAATGAAATTTTTTATCAG
This DNA window, taken from Listeria sp. PSOL-1, encodes the following:
- a CDS encoding glycoside hydrolase domain-containing protein, which produces MTVDEQLLEVQQWLNETYEKVDGYHHVKEDGKHTWETIYALITGLQHELGITDLSISFGPTTAKYFDQQGGVKTGDNNNKVKILMGGFLCKGAGFNPGGFDTYYEEKLEDCVVKFKSAAGLMDTDGHVDAKLMKAILNMDAYTLLGNETIRTIQQSLNRDYNTYFDLIACDGIYQRNTNTGLIYGLQSELGIDVATANGSFGPLTTSKYIDAAANSGINKYPGVIKILQYALYINTGEKLTFTGKLDVATTQAINKFETFMAIISENVGYPTITIAKGLLQSSGDSDRICIGVDTSRQLTEEMVTTIWENGYRYIGRYLTGTVGGSTPKNLTSPEIKRILERKTQVLKLFPIYQDNDPVIDYYTEEQGNDDGVIACERAFELGFMPNSIIYFAVDIDTTEVDIVNNILPYFKGISIGVNKWSAKHFGYPFQVGIYASRNACTKAREAGYSVASFVANMSTGYSGNLGFPQPTDWTFDQFAEPEEGIGTGDGNVPIDKVAVNEKDTATSEVQPAFNGALSVALNTPFRIFNATLEYTDITLSKKVTLFDIPLSGVKIEATFYDTLQSTAGEMFTFNVKNGKIDAKFKEQLTDLVGSTLSQSITDKINTISATIKEGDISFSIATNDKAELIISSVINFLDYELSDKEKVNAAIRLDITLYNTIITGIAEIVGDISWDKLVEILKPIGWIAGAVVIGGLIAAEAPIEIITAIVLGLGGLIKALI
- a CDS encoding DHH family phosphoesterase, whose amino-acid sequence is MQDFFEKRMLKYPLYGLIAATIILCVITFFFAWWLSLAIFVAGIASITAMFYFEHRLNADVQEYVSNLTYRIKRSEEAALVEMPMGIMLYDENYNVQWVNPFMAKYFDKTSLIGESLEEVGPEFLTVIKGEKEQGIQSIAWREHRFDTIVKRRERILYLYDRTEYYDLNQKYQAEKPALAIIFLDNYDEWVQGMDDRRRSALNNLVTSMLTNWAREHRIYLKRISSDRFMAFLNAEKLAKLEEEKFTLLDRIRERTSKQNIPLTLSIGIGYNQDDLINLAELAQSSLDLALGRGGDQVVIKQPEGQVRFYGGKTNPMEKRTRVRARVISQALQELITQSDQVFVMGHRYPDMDVIGSGLGVMRIAEMNNRNAFVVVEPGKMSPDVQRLMTEIEEYPNVVKNIVTPQTAIENITERSLLVVVDTHKPSMVINKELLDSAAHVVVIDHHRRSEEFVGNPVLVYIEPYASSTAELVTELFEYQPDLEQVGKIEATALLSGIVVDTKNFTLRTGSRTFDAASYLRSLGADTILVQQFLKEDLATFTQRSRLVESLEIYHDGMAIAKGGEDEVFGTVIAAQAADTMLSMEGVQASFVISLRPDKMIGISARSLGDINVQVIMEKIGGGGHLSNAATQLKGVTVKEAEHQLLTAIDAYWKGET
- the rplI gene encoding 50S ribosomal protein L9 — protein: MKVIFLKDVKGKGKKGEVKNVADGYAQNFLLKNGYAAEANASNISALRGQQKKVEKEAEEELQEAEKLKKTIENLTIELKAKSGEGGRLFGSITSKQIAQALQKDHGIKVDKRKIDLPDAIRALGYTKVPIKLHHDVNATLNVHVTEE
- the dnaB gene encoding replicative DNA helicase, with the protein product MDAFQDRTPPQNIEAEQAVLGAIFLEPKALITASEILMPDDFYRQSHQLIFETMLDLNDHGKAVDVLTVYEALASGGKIEDVGGLPYLTELSGAVPTASNLEYYAHIIEDKALLRRLIRTATQIATDGYSREDELDMLMDEAEKSILEVSQRKNVGAFQNIKDVLVKTYDDIEILHNRKGDITGIPTGFKELDRMTAGFQRNDLIIVAARPSVGKTAFALNIAQNVATKTDENVAIFSLEMGAEQLVMRMLCAEGNINAQNLRTGALTSEDWQKLTIAMGTLSNSGIYIDDTPGIRVNEIRSKCRRLKQEAGLGMIVIDYLQLIQGSGRSGENRQQEVSEISRSLKALARELEVPVIALSQLSRSVEQRQDKRPMMSDIRESGSIEQDADIVAFLYREDYYDREGENDGTIEIIIAKQRNGPVGDVKLAFVKEYNKFVNLEIRFDERVAPPGA
- the arr gene encoding NAD(+)--rifampin ADP-ribosyltransferase, giving the protein MLNTQDNGPFYHGTKAKLNIGDYLSAGYHSNYRPKVIMNHIYFTALKDGAGLAAALAKGEGTEYVYQVEPTGEFEDDPNVTDKKFKGNPTRSYRSVYPLKVVGKITDYKRLTDEERELWKKRLEAVNKHDEDIIN